The segment GGCGCGCACGCCGCTCTACCAGGAAATCGCCGATCTGGTGATTCCGGGTGAACACGAACACGTCCACGCTGCCAGCGCGCGCAGCATCCTCCTGATCGACCAACACTGGAAGCGCCAACAGGCCGCATGAGCACACTCGCCTCCTCCGTTCGCATCATCGATGTCGCGCTCGGCGCGCGCAGCTATCCGGTATGGATCGGCCCCGGCCTGCTCGCCGACACGGCGCGCTGGCGCGCCATGCTGCGCGGGCGCCACGCGCTGGTGATCAGCAATACAACGGTGGCGCCGCTCTATCTCGATCGCGTGGCCGAAGGGTTGGACGGGCTGCACTGGTCGCCTTTCCTGATCGACGACGGCGAAGCACACAAGACCTTCGCCAACGTGGGACGTGCGCTGGAAGCGCTGGCCCAGCTCGGCGCGACGCGCGACGCCTGCGTGGTGGCGCTCGGCGGTGGCGTGGTCGGCGACCTCGCCGGCTTCAGCGCTGCGTGCTGGATGCGCGGCATCGATTTCATCCAGATGCCGACCACCCTGCTGTCGATGGTCGATTCTTCGGTGGGCGGCAAGACCGGCGTGAACCTGCCCGCCGGCAAGAACCTTGTCGGCGCGTTCCACCAACCGCGCGCCGTCGTGGCCGACATCGACACGCTCGCCACGCTGCCCGATCGCGAATACCGCGCGGGGCTAGCCGAAGTGGTGAAAGGCGCGGCCATCGGCGATGCGGCGTTCTTCGCGTGGCTGGAACAGCACGCGGAGGCGCTGAACGCGCGCGAGACCGCGCCCTTGATCGAAGCCATCGCACGCAAGGTGCACTACAAGGCGGGCGTGGTGGCGCGCGACGAAACCGAGCAAGGCGAACGCGCCCTGCTCAATCTCGGCCACACGTTCGGCCATGCGCTGGAAACCGCCGGCAAGTACACCGCGCTGCTGCACGGCGAAGGCGTCGCTGTCGGCATGCTGCTCGCCGCGAAGCTGTCCGAGCGCCTGGGTATGAGCGAAGTCGGCGACACGGCGCGCCTGCATCGCCTGCTGGAAACGCTGGGCCTGCCTACAGCGATTCCTCGAGGCATGGACCCGGAGCAACTGCTCGCCCTGATGCGACTGGACAAGAAGAACCTGGCCGGCACGCTGCGATTGATCCTGTGGCGAGGCGTGGGCAGCGCGGAGATCGTCAGCGGCGTGAGCGAGACCGATGTCATGGCTGTATTGGAAGCGGCCACGCACTGATCGCCGCTACCCTCCCTTTTGTAGGAGCGCACCCTGTGCGCGACCGCAGCGCTTCATCGTTTCCGCTCCGTAGGCCTATCGCGCACTGGGTGCGCTCCTACAGAAGAGACAAAAAGCCAGGCAAACAGTCGTGTGGCGGCCTCAGACGCGCACGCTGCGCCCCAGCTGTAGGAGCGCACCCAGTGCGCGACCGCAGCGGCCCATCGTTTCGGCTCCGTAGGCTCGTCGCGCACAGGGTGCGCCCCCACACAGAACAACCTGCGAATGGAACGCGGCGCATCGCCGCGCTCGCTCCTTCGCGCCAAGCCTTCTAGAATGCGGCTTCCAAGGCCATTCGCCATCCCTGCTCCGAATCGACCTCCATGCGCCTCTACCTGCAAGCCATGCCCGCCACCACCGAGGCGCCGCGCTATGTCCAGATCGCGCTGGAACAGGACCTGCTGGGCGGGTGGACGCTCTATCGCGAGACGGGCGTGCAAGGCGGCAAGGCCACGCTCAAGCGTGAGCAGTTCCTCGAACGCGACGATGCGCTCGCCGCGTTCCAGAAGGCACGCGACGCGCAGATCAAGCGCGGCTTCCGCGTGATGTTCAGCCAGGGCCTGGACGGCCCCTATGGATCCTGAGATGAGTGACATCCTGAAGAACGACCGCTTCCTGCGCGCCCTGCGCCGCGAGGCTACCGACACCACGCCCGTGTGGGTGATGCGCCAGGCCGGCCGTTACCTGCCGGAGTATCGCGCCACCCGCGCACGCGCCGGCAATTTCATGGGCCTGGCGCAAAACCCGGAGATGGCCTGCGAGGTAACGCTGCAGCCCCTCGATCGGTTCGAGCTGGACGCGGCCATCCTGTTTTCAGACATCCTCACCATCCCCGATGCGATGGGCCTGGGCCTGAGCTTCGCCCAGGGCGAAGGCCCGCAGTTCGCGCATCCGGTGCGCACCAAGGCCGACATCGAGCGCCTCGGCGTGCCGGACATGGAGAGCGAGCTGCGCTACGTGATGGACGCGGTGCGCCTGATCCGTCGCGAGCTGCATGGTCGCGTGCCGCTGATCGGCTTCTCCGGCAGTCCGTGGACGCTGGCCTGTTA is part of the Dyella jiangningensis genome and harbors:
- the aroB gene encoding 3-dehydroquinate synthase, which encodes MSTLASSVRIIDVALGARSYPVWIGPGLLADTARWRAMLRGRHALVISNTTVAPLYLDRVAEGLDGLHWSPFLIDDGEAHKTFANVGRALEALAQLGATRDACVVALGGGVVGDLAGFSAACWMRGIDFIQMPTTLLSMVDSSVGGKTGVNLPAGKNLVGAFHQPRAVVADIDTLATLPDREYRAGLAEVVKGAAIGDAAFFAWLEQHAEALNARETAPLIEAIARKVHYKAGVVARDETEQGERALLNLGHTFGHALETAGKYTALLHGEGVAVGMLLAAKLSERLGMSEVGDTARLHRLLETLGLPTAIPRGMDPEQLLALMRLDKKNLAGTLRLILWRGVGSAEIVSGVSETDVMAVLEAATH
- a CDS encoding WGR domain-containing protein yields the protein MRLYLQAMPATTEAPRYVQIALEQDLLGGWTLYRETGVQGGKATLKREQFLERDDALAAFQKARDAQIKRGFRVMFSQGLDGPYGS